From one Bos indicus x Bos taurus breed Angus x Brahman F1 hybrid chromosome 7, Bos_hybrid_MaternalHap_v2.0, whole genome shotgun sequence genomic stretch:
- the PDGFRB gene encoding platelet-derived growth factor receptor beta isoform X3: protein MKDTMWLPSAMQAVVLKGRVLLLPLLFLLGPQASWGLAIIPPGPELVLNLSSTFVLTCSGPAPVVWERMSQKPPQEMTETQDGTFSSVLTLVNVTGLDTGEYFCGYKRSHGLEASERKRLYIFVPDPSVGFLPVDPEELFIFLTEITETTIPCRVTDPRLVVMLHEKKVDVPLPIAYDPQRGFSGTFEDKTYICKTTIGDREVDSDAYHVYSLQVSSINVSVNAVQTVVRQGENITIMCIVTGNEVVNFEWTYPRMESGRLVEPVTDFLFEMPHIRSILHIPSAELGDSGTYICNVSESVSDHRDEKAINVTVVENGYVRLLGELDPVQFAELHRSRTLQVVFEAYPPPTVMWFKDNRTLGDSSAGEIVLSTRNVSETRYVSELTLVRVKVAEAGYYTMRAFHEDAEAQLSFQLQVNVPVRVLELSESHPANGEQTVRCRGRGMPQPHLTWSTCSDLKRCPRELPPTPLGNSSEEESQLETNVTYWAEEQEFEVVSTLRLRHVDQPLSVRCTLHNLLGYDVQEVTVVPHSLPFKVVVISAILALVVLTIISLIILIMLWQKKPRYEIRWKVIESVSSDGHEYIYVDPMQLPYDSTWELPRDQLVLGRTLGSGAFGQVVEATAHGLSHSQATMKVAVKMLKSTARSSEKQALMSELKIMSHLGPHLNVVNLLGACTKGGPIYIITEYCRYGDLVDYLHRNKHTFLQRCSDKRRPPSAELYSNALPVGLPLPSHVSLPGESDGGYMDMSKDESVDYVPMLDMKGDVKYADIESSNYMAPYDNYVPSAPERTCRVTLINESPVLSYTDLVGFSYQVANGMEFLASKNCVHRDLAARNVLICEGKLVKICDFGLARDIMRDSNYISKGSTFLPLKWMAPESIFNSLYTTLSDVWSFGILLWEIFTLGGTPYPELPMNEQFYNAIKRGYRMAQPAHASDEIYEIMQKCWEEKFEIRPPFSQLVLLLERLLGEGYKKKYQQVDEEFLRSDHPAILRSQARLPGFNGLRSPLDSSSVLYTAVQPNEGDNDYIIPLPDPKPEVADEGPLEGSPSLASSTLNEVNTSSTISCDSPLEPQEEPEPEPQPASQVEPEPKWPPDSSCPGPRAEAEDSFL from the exons ATGAAG GATACCATGTGGCTTCCGAGCGCCATGCAAGCTGTTGTCCTCAAAG GCCGGGTGCTATTGCTGCCCCTGCTGTTTCTGCTGGGACCACAGGCCTCCTGGGGCCTGGCCATCATACCCCCGGGGCCAGAACTTGTCCTCAACCTCTCCAGCACCTTTGTCCTGACCTGCTCGGGCCCAGCTCCAGTTGTGTGGGAACGGATGTCCCAGAAACCCCCCCAGGAAATGACCGAGACCCAGGATGGCACATTCTCCAGCGTGCTGACACTGGTCAACGTCACTGGACTAGACACAGGAGAATACTTCTGTGGCTACAAACGCTCCCATGGGCTGGAGGCCAGTGAGCGAAAACGGCTCTACATCTTTGTACCAG ATCCTTCTGTGGGCTTCCTCCCTGTCGACCCTGAGGAGCTATTCATCTTTCTCACGGAAATAACTGAGACCACAATTCCATGCCGAGTGACGGATCCGAGGCTGGTGGTGATGCTGCACGAGAAGAAGGTGGATGTCCCCCTGCCCATAGCCTATGACCCTCAGCGTGGCTTCTCTGGTACCTTTGAGGACAAGACCTACATCTGCAAAACCACCATCGGGGACAGGGAGGTGGATTCCGATGCCTACCATGTCTACAGCCTCCAGG TGTCATCCATCAATGTCTCAGTGAATGCAGTGCAGACTGTGGTCCGCCAAGGGGAGAATATCACCATCATGTGCATTGTGACCGGGAATGAGGTGGTCAACTTCGAGTGGACATACCCACGCATGGAG AGTGGGCGCCTGGTGGAGCCAGTGACTGACTTCCTCTTTGAAATGCCCCACATACGTTCTATCCTGCACATCCCCAGTGCTGAGCTAGGAGACTCAGGGACCTACATCTGCAATGTATCAGAAAGCGTGAGCGACCATCGTGATGAAAAGGCTATCAATGTCACCGTGGTCG AGAACGGCTATGTGCGCCTGCTGGGAGAGCTGGACCCTGTACAATTCGCCGAGCTCCACCGCAGCCGGACACTGCAGGTGGTGTTTGAGGCCTACCCGCCACCCACTGTCATGTGGTTCAAAGACAACCGAACCCTGGGTGACTCCAGCGCCGGCGAGATCGTGCTGTCCACACGCAATGTGTCTGAGACTCG GTATGTGTCAGAGCTGACACTGGTGCGGGTGAAGGTGGCTGAGGCTGGCTACTACACCATGCGGGCCTTCCATGAGGATGCTGAAGCCCAGCTCTCCTTCCAGCTGCAGGTCAATG TGCCTGTCCGTGTGCTGGAGCTGAGCGAGAGCCACCCTGCCAATGGGGAGCAGACAGTTCGTTGTCGCGGCCGGGGCATGCCCCAGCCACACCTCACCTGGTCTACCTGCAGTGACCTCAAAAG GTGTCCGCGGGAGCTGCCGCCCACGCCGCTGGGGAACAGTTCCGAGGAGGAGAGCCAGCTAGAGACGAATGTGACGTACTGGGCGGAGGAGCAGGAGTTCGAGGTGGTGAGCACACTGCGCCTGCGCCATGTGGATCAGCCGCTGTCCGTGCGCTGCACGCTGCACAACCTGCTGGGCTACGACGTGCAGGAGGTCACCGTGGTGCCACATT CCCTGCCCTTCAAGGTGGTGGTGATCTCGGCCATCCTGGCCTTGGTGGTCCTCACGATCATCTCCCTCATTATCCTCATCATGCTCTGGCAGAAG AAGCCACGCTATGAAATCCGATGGAAAGTGATCGAATCTGTGAGCTCTGATGGCCATGAGTACATCTATGTGGACCCTATGCAGCTGCCCTACGACTCCACCTGGGAGCTGCCACGGGACCAGCTTGTGCTTG GACGCACCCTGGGCTCCGGGGCCTTTGGGCAGGTGGTGGAGGCCACGGCTCACGGCCTGAGCCATTCTCAGGCTACCATGAAAGTGGCTGTGAAGATGCTGAAAT ccACAGCCCGCAGCAGTGAGAAGCAAGCCCTCATGTCGGAGCTGAAGATCATGAGTCACCTTGGGCCCCACCTGAACGTGGTCAACCTGCTGGGCGCCTGCACTAAAGGAG GACCCATCTACATCATTACCGAGTACTGCCGTTACGGCGACCTGGTGGACTACCTGCACCGCAACAAGCACACCTTCCTGCAGCGCTGCTCGGACAAGCGCCGCCCGCCCAGCGCCGAGCTCTACAGCAACGCCCTGCCTGTTGGGCTCCCTCTGCCTAG CCACGTGTCACTGCCTGGGGAGAGCGATGGTGGCTACATGGACATGAGCAAGGATGAGTCGGTGGACTATGTGCCCATGCTGGACATGAAAGGAGATGTCAAATACGCAGACATCGAGTCCTCGAACTACATGGCTCCTTATGATAACTACGTCCCCTCTG CTCCTGAGAGGACTTGCCGGGTGACTTTGATCAACGAGTCCCCAGTGCTTAGCTACACGGATCTTGTGGGCTTCAGCTACCAGGTGGCCAATGGCATGGAGTTCCTGGCGTCCAAGAAT TGTGTCCACCGAGACCTGGCAGCCAGGAACGTGCTCATCTGTGAGGGCAAGCTGGTCAAGATCTGCGACTTTGGCCTGGCTCGTGACATCATGCGGGACTCGAACTACATCTCCAAGGGCAGC ACCTTCCTGCCTCTGAAGTGGATGGCCCCCGAGAGCATCTTCAACAGCCTCTACACTACCCTGAGCGACGTGTGGTCCTTCGGCATCTTGCTCTGGGAGATCTTCACGCTGG GTGGCACCCCATACCCAGAGCTGCCCATGAACGAGCAGTTCTACAACGCCATCAAGAGGGGCTACCGCATGGCCCAGCCTGCCCACGCCTCTGACGAGAT CTACGAGATCATGCAGAAGTGCTGGGAAGAGAAGTTCGAGATCCGGCCCCCCTTCTCCCAGCTGGTGCTGCTTCTCGAGAGACTGCTGGGTGAGGGCTACAAAAAG AAGTACCAGCAGGTGGATGAGGAGTTTCTGAGGAGCGACCACCCAGCCATCCTTCGGTCCCAAGCCCGCTTGCCTGGCTTCAATGGCCTCCGATCTCCTCTGGACTCCAGCTCCGTCCTCTATACTGCTGTGCAGCCCAACGAGGGGGACAATGACTACATCATCCCCCTGCCTGACCCCAAACCTGAGGTTGCTGATGAGGGCCCACTGGAGGGTTCCCCCAGCCTTGCCAG CTCCACCCTGAATGAAGTCAACacctcctccaccatctcctgtgACAGCCCTCTGGAACCCCAAGaggagccagagccagagccgCAGCCCGCCTCCCAGGTGGAGCCAGAGCCCAAGTGGCCGCCGGATTCCAGCTGCCCCGGGCCTCGGGCCGAGGCGGAGGACAGCTTCCTGTAG
- the PDGFRB gene encoding platelet-derived growth factor receptor beta isoform X1 has product MKDTMWLPSAMQAVVLKGRVLLLPLLFLLGPQASWGLAIIPPGPELVLNLSSTFVLTCSGPAPVVWERMSQKPPQEMTETQDGTFSSVLTLVNVTGLDTGEYFCGYKRSHGLEASERKRLYIFVPDPSVGFLPVDPEELFIFLTEITETTIPCRVTDPRLVVMLHEKKVDVPLPIAYDPQRGFSGTFEDKTYICKTTIGDREVDSDAYHVYSLQVSSINVSVNAVQTVVRQGENITIMCIVTGNEVVNFEWTYPRMESGRLVEPVTDFLFEMPHIRSILHIPSAELGDSGTYICNVSESVSDHRDEKAINVTVVENGYVRLLGELDPVQFAELHRSRTLQVVFEAYPPPTVMWFKDNRTLGDSSAGEIVLSTRNVSETRYVSELTLVRVKVAEAGYYTMRAFHEDAEAQLSFQLQVNVPVRVLELSESHPANGEQTVRCRGRGMPQPHLTWSTCSDLKRVGRDWKSTWPVLGRCPRELPPTPLGNSSEEESQLETNVTYWAEEQEFEVVSTLRLRHVDQPLSVRCTLHNLLGYDVQEVTVVPHSLPFKVVVISAILALVVLTIISLIILIMLWQKKPRYEIRWKVIESVSSDGHEYIYVDPMQLPYDSTWELPRDQLVLGRTLGSGAFGQVVEATAHGLSHSQATMKVAVKMLKSTARSSEKQALMSELKIMSHLGPHLNVVNLLGACTKGGPIYIITEYCRYGDLVDYLHRNKHTFLQRCSDKRRPPSAELYSNALPVGLPLPSHVSLPGESDGGYMDMSKDESVDYVPMLDMKGDVKYADIESSNYMAPYDNYVPSAPERTCRVTLINESPVLSYTDLVGFSYQVANGMEFLASKNCVHRDLAARNVLICEGKLVKICDFGLARDIMRDSNYISKGSTFLPLKWMAPESIFNSLYTTLSDVWSFGILLWEIFTLGGTPYPELPMNEQFYNAIKRGYRMAQPAHASDEIYEIMQKCWEEKFEIRPPFSQLVLLLERLLGEGYKKKYQQVDEEFLRSDHPAILRSQARLPGFNGLRSPLDSSSVLYTAVQPNEGDNDYIIPLPDPKPEVADEGPLEGSPSLASSTLNEVNTSSTISCDSPLEPQEEPEPEPQPASQVEPEPKWPPDSSCPGPRAEAEDSFL; this is encoded by the exons ATGAAG GATACCATGTGGCTTCCGAGCGCCATGCAAGCTGTTGTCCTCAAAG GCCGGGTGCTATTGCTGCCCCTGCTGTTTCTGCTGGGACCACAGGCCTCCTGGGGCCTGGCCATCATACCCCCGGGGCCAGAACTTGTCCTCAACCTCTCCAGCACCTTTGTCCTGACCTGCTCGGGCCCAGCTCCAGTTGTGTGGGAACGGATGTCCCAGAAACCCCCCCAGGAAATGACCGAGACCCAGGATGGCACATTCTCCAGCGTGCTGACACTGGTCAACGTCACTGGACTAGACACAGGAGAATACTTCTGTGGCTACAAACGCTCCCATGGGCTGGAGGCCAGTGAGCGAAAACGGCTCTACATCTTTGTACCAG ATCCTTCTGTGGGCTTCCTCCCTGTCGACCCTGAGGAGCTATTCATCTTTCTCACGGAAATAACTGAGACCACAATTCCATGCCGAGTGACGGATCCGAGGCTGGTGGTGATGCTGCACGAGAAGAAGGTGGATGTCCCCCTGCCCATAGCCTATGACCCTCAGCGTGGCTTCTCTGGTACCTTTGAGGACAAGACCTACATCTGCAAAACCACCATCGGGGACAGGGAGGTGGATTCCGATGCCTACCATGTCTACAGCCTCCAGG TGTCATCCATCAATGTCTCAGTGAATGCAGTGCAGACTGTGGTCCGCCAAGGGGAGAATATCACCATCATGTGCATTGTGACCGGGAATGAGGTGGTCAACTTCGAGTGGACATACCCACGCATGGAG AGTGGGCGCCTGGTGGAGCCAGTGACTGACTTCCTCTTTGAAATGCCCCACATACGTTCTATCCTGCACATCCCCAGTGCTGAGCTAGGAGACTCAGGGACCTACATCTGCAATGTATCAGAAAGCGTGAGCGACCATCGTGATGAAAAGGCTATCAATGTCACCGTGGTCG AGAACGGCTATGTGCGCCTGCTGGGAGAGCTGGACCCTGTACAATTCGCCGAGCTCCACCGCAGCCGGACACTGCAGGTGGTGTTTGAGGCCTACCCGCCACCCACTGTCATGTGGTTCAAAGACAACCGAACCCTGGGTGACTCCAGCGCCGGCGAGATCGTGCTGTCCACACGCAATGTGTCTGAGACTCG GTATGTGTCAGAGCTGACACTGGTGCGGGTGAAGGTGGCTGAGGCTGGCTACTACACCATGCGGGCCTTCCATGAGGATGCTGAAGCCCAGCTCTCCTTCCAGCTGCAGGTCAATG TGCCTGTCCGTGTGCTGGAGCTGAGCGAGAGCCACCCTGCCAATGGGGAGCAGACAGTTCGTTGTCGCGGCCGGGGCATGCCCCAGCCACACCTCACCTGGTCTACCTGCAGTGACCTCAAAAG GGTGGGAAGGGACTGGAAGTCGACCTGGCCGGTTCTCGGCAGGTGTCCGCGGGAGCTGCCGCCCACGCCGCTGGGGAACAGTTCCGAGGAGGAGAGCCAGCTAGAGACGAATGTGACGTACTGGGCGGAGGAGCAGGAGTTCGAGGTGGTGAGCACACTGCGCCTGCGCCATGTGGATCAGCCGCTGTCCGTGCGCTGCACGCTGCACAACCTGCTGGGCTACGACGTGCAGGAGGTCACCGTGGTGCCACATT CCCTGCCCTTCAAGGTGGTGGTGATCTCGGCCATCCTGGCCTTGGTGGTCCTCACGATCATCTCCCTCATTATCCTCATCATGCTCTGGCAGAAG AAGCCACGCTATGAAATCCGATGGAAAGTGATCGAATCTGTGAGCTCTGATGGCCATGAGTACATCTATGTGGACCCTATGCAGCTGCCCTACGACTCCACCTGGGAGCTGCCACGGGACCAGCTTGTGCTTG GACGCACCCTGGGCTCCGGGGCCTTTGGGCAGGTGGTGGAGGCCACGGCTCACGGCCTGAGCCATTCTCAGGCTACCATGAAAGTGGCTGTGAAGATGCTGAAAT ccACAGCCCGCAGCAGTGAGAAGCAAGCCCTCATGTCGGAGCTGAAGATCATGAGTCACCTTGGGCCCCACCTGAACGTGGTCAACCTGCTGGGCGCCTGCACTAAAGGAG GACCCATCTACATCATTACCGAGTACTGCCGTTACGGCGACCTGGTGGACTACCTGCACCGCAACAAGCACACCTTCCTGCAGCGCTGCTCGGACAAGCGCCGCCCGCCCAGCGCCGAGCTCTACAGCAACGCCCTGCCTGTTGGGCTCCCTCTGCCTAG CCACGTGTCACTGCCTGGGGAGAGCGATGGTGGCTACATGGACATGAGCAAGGATGAGTCGGTGGACTATGTGCCCATGCTGGACATGAAAGGAGATGTCAAATACGCAGACATCGAGTCCTCGAACTACATGGCTCCTTATGATAACTACGTCCCCTCTG CTCCTGAGAGGACTTGCCGGGTGACTTTGATCAACGAGTCCCCAGTGCTTAGCTACACGGATCTTGTGGGCTTCAGCTACCAGGTGGCCAATGGCATGGAGTTCCTGGCGTCCAAGAAT TGTGTCCACCGAGACCTGGCAGCCAGGAACGTGCTCATCTGTGAGGGCAAGCTGGTCAAGATCTGCGACTTTGGCCTGGCTCGTGACATCATGCGGGACTCGAACTACATCTCCAAGGGCAGC ACCTTCCTGCCTCTGAAGTGGATGGCCCCCGAGAGCATCTTCAACAGCCTCTACACTACCCTGAGCGACGTGTGGTCCTTCGGCATCTTGCTCTGGGAGATCTTCACGCTGG GTGGCACCCCATACCCAGAGCTGCCCATGAACGAGCAGTTCTACAACGCCATCAAGAGGGGCTACCGCATGGCCCAGCCTGCCCACGCCTCTGACGAGAT CTACGAGATCATGCAGAAGTGCTGGGAAGAGAAGTTCGAGATCCGGCCCCCCTTCTCCCAGCTGGTGCTGCTTCTCGAGAGACTGCTGGGTGAGGGCTACAAAAAG AAGTACCAGCAGGTGGATGAGGAGTTTCTGAGGAGCGACCACCCAGCCATCCTTCGGTCCCAAGCCCGCTTGCCTGGCTTCAATGGCCTCCGATCTCCTCTGGACTCCAGCTCCGTCCTCTATACTGCTGTGCAGCCCAACGAGGGGGACAATGACTACATCATCCCCCTGCCTGACCCCAAACCTGAGGTTGCTGATGAGGGCCCACTGGAGGGTTCCCCCAGCCTTGCCAG CTCCACCCTGAATGAAGTCAACacctcctccaccatctcctgtgACAGCCCTCTGGAACCCCAAGaggagccagagccagagccgCAGCCCGCCTCCCAGGTGGAGCCAGAGCCCAAGTGGCCGCCGGATTCCAGCTGCCCCGGGCCTCGGGCCGAGGCGGAGGACAGCTTCCTGTAG
- the PDGFRB gene encoding platelet-derived growth factor receptor beta isoform X4 produces MWLPSAMQAVVLKGRVLLLPLLFLLGPQASWGLAIIPPGPELVLNLSSTFVLTCSGPAPVVWERMSQKPPQEMTETQDGTFSSVLTLVNVTGLDTGEYFCGYKRSHGLEASERKRLYIFVPDPSVGFLPVDPEELFIFLTEITETTIPCRVTDPRLVVMLHEKKVDVPLPIAYDPQRGFSGTFEDKTYICKTTIGDREVDSDAYHVYSLQVSSINVSVNAVQTVVRQGENITIMCIVTGNEVVNFEWTYPRMESGRLVEPVTDFLFEMPHIRSILHIPSAELGDSGTYICNVSESVSDHRDEKAINVTVVENGYVRLLGELDPVQFAELHRSRTLQVVFEAYPPPTVMWFKDNRTLGDSSAGEIVLSTRNVSETRYVSELTLVRVKVAEAGYYTMRAFHEDAEAQLSFQLQVNVPVRVLELSESHPANGEQTVRCRGRGMPQPHLTWSTCSDLKRCPRELPPTPLGNSSEEESQLETNVTYWAEEQEFEVVSTLRLRHVDQPLSVRCTLHNLLGYDVQEVTVVPHSLPFKVVVISAILALVVLTIISLIILIMLWQKKPRYEIRWKVIESVSSDGHEYIYVDPMQLPYDSTWELPRDQLVLGRTLGSGAFGQVVEATAHGLSHSQATMKVAVKMLKSTARSSEKQALMSELKIMSHLGPHLNVVNLLGACTKGGPIYIITEYCRYGDLVDYLHRNKHTFLQRCSDKRRPPSAELYSNALPVGLPLPSHVSLPGESDGGYMDMSKDESVDYVPMLDMKGDVKYADIESSNYMAPYDNYVPSAPERTCRVTLINESPVLSYTDLVGFSYQVANGMEFLASKNCVHRDLAARNVLICEGKLVKICDFGLARDIMRDSNYISKGSTFLPLKWMAPESIFNSLYTTLSDVWSFGILLWEIFTLGGTPYPELPMNEQFYNAIKRGYRMAQPAHASDEIYEIMQKCWEEKFEIRPPFSQLVLLLERLLGEGYKKKYQQVDEEFLRSDHPAILRSQARLPGFNGLRSPLDSSSVLYTAVQPNEGDNDYIIPLPDPKPEVADEGPLEGSPSLASSTLNEVNTSSTISCDSPLEPQEEPEPEPQPASQVEPEPKWPPDSSCPGPRAEAEDSFL; encoded by the exons ATGTGGCTTCCGAGCGCCATGCAAGCTGTTGTCCTCAAAG GCCGGGTGCTATTGCTGCCCCTGCTGTTTCTGCTGGGACCACAGGCCTCCTGGGGCCTGGCCATCATACCCCCGGGGCCAGAACTTGTCCTCAACCTCTCCAGCACCTTTGTCCTGACCTGCTCGGGCCCAGCTCCAGTTGTGTGGGAACGGATGTCCCAGAAACCCCCCCAGGAAATGACCGAGACCCAGGATGGCACATTCTCCAGCGTGCTGACACTGGTCAACGTCACTGGACTAGACACAGGAGAATACTTCTGTGGCTACAAACGCTCCCATGGGCTGGAGGCCAGTGAGCGAAAACGGCTCTACATCTTTGTACCAG ATCCTTCTGTGGGCTTCCTCCCTGTCGACCCTGAGGAGCTATTCATCTTTCTCACGGAAATAACTGAGACCACAATTCCATGCCGAGTGACGGATCCGAGGCTGGTGGTGATGCTGCACGAGAAGAAGGTGGATGTCCCCCTGCCCATAGCCTATGACCCTCAGCGTGGCTTCTCTGGTACCTTTGAGGACAAGACCTACATCTGCAAAACCACCATCGGGGACAGGGAGGTGGATTCCGATGCCTACCATGTCTACAGCCTCCAGG TGTCATCCATCAATGTCTCAGTGAATGCAGTGCAGACTGTGGTCCGCCAAGGGGAGAATATCACCATCATGTGCATTGTGACCGGGAATGAGGTGGTCAACTTCGAGTGGACATACCCACGCATGGAG AGTGGGCGCCTGGTGGAGCCAGTGACTGACTTCCTCTTTGAAATGCCCCACATACGTTCTATCCTGCACATCCCCAGTGCTGAGCTAGGAGACTCAGGGACCTACATCTGCAATGTATCAGAAAGCGTGAGCGACCATCGTGATGAAAAGGCTATCAATGTCACCGTGGTCG AGAACGGCTATGTGCGCCTGCTGGGAGAGCTGGACCCTGTACAATTCGCCGAGCTCCACCGCAGCCGGACACTGCAGGTGGTGTTTGAGGCCTACCCGCCACCCACTGTCATGTGGTTCAAAGACAACCGAACCCTGGGTGACTCCAGCGCCGGCGAGATCGTGCTGTCCACACGCAATGTGTCTGAGACTCG GTATGTGTCAGAGCTGACACTGGTGCGGGTGAAGGTGGCTGAGGCTGGCTACTACACCATGCGGGCCTTCCATGAGGATGCTGAAGCCCAGCTCTCCTTCCAGCTGCAGGTCAATG TGCCTGTCCGTGTGCTGGAGCTGAGCGAGAGCCACCCTGCCAATGGGGAGCAGACAGTTCGTTGTCGCGGCCGGGGCATGCCCCAGCCACACCTCACCTGGTCTACCTGCAGTGACCTCAAAAG GTGTCCGCGGGAGCTGCCGCCCACGCCGCTGGGGAACAGTTCCGAGGAGGAGAGCCAGCTAGAGACGAATGTGACGTACTGGGCGGAGGAGCAGGAGTTCGAGGTGGTGAGCACACTGCGCCTGCGCCATGTGGATCAGCCGCTGTCCGTGCGCTGCACGCTGCACAACCTGCTGGGCTACGACGTGCAGGAGGTCACCGTGGTGCCACATT CCCTGCCCTTCAAGGTGGTGGTGATCTCGGCCATCCTGGCCTTGGTGGTCCTCACGATCATCTCCCTCATTATCCTCATCATGCTCTGGCAGAAG AAGCCACGCTATGAAATCCGATGGAAAGTGATCGAATCTGTGAGCTCTGATGGCCATGAGTACATCTATGTGGACCCTATGCAGCTGCCCTACGACTCCACCTGGGAGCTGCCACGGGACCAGCTTGTGCTTG GACGCACCCTGGGCTCCGGGGCCTTTGGGCAGGTGGTGGAGGCCACGGCTCACGGCCTGAGCCATTCTCAGGCTACCATGAAAGTGGCTGTGAAGATGCTGAAAT ccACAGCCCGCAGCAGTGAGAAGCAAGCCCTCATGTCGGAGCTGAAGATCATGAGTCACCTTGGGCCCCACCTGAACGTGGTCAACCTGCTGGGCGCCTGCACTAAAGGAG GACCCATCTACATCATTACCGAGTACTGCCGTTACGGCGACCTGGTGGACTACCTGCACCGCAACAAGCACACCTTCCTGCAGCGCTGCTCGGACAAGCGCCGCCCGCCCAGCGCCGAGCTCTACAGCAACGCCCTGCCTGTTGGGCTCCCTCTGCCTAG CCACGTGTCACTGCCTGGGGAGAGCGATGGTGGCTACATGGACATGAGCAAGGATGAGTCGGTGGACTATGTGCCCATGCTGGACATGAAAGGAGATGTCAAATACGCAGACATCGAGTCCTCGAACTACATGGCTCCTTATGATAACTACGTCCCCTCTG CTCCTGAGAGGACTTGCCGGGTGACTTTGATCAACGAGTCCCCAGTGCTTAGCTACACGGATCTTGTGGGCTTCAGCTACCAGGTGGCCAATGGCATGGAGTTCCTGGCGTCCAAGAAT TGTGTCCACCGAGACCTGGCAGCCAGGAACGTGCTCATCTGTGAGGGCAAGCTGGTCAAGATCTGCGACTTTGGCCTGGCTCGTGACATCATGCGGGACTCGAACTACATCTCCAAGGGCAGC ACCTTCCTGCCTCTGAAGTGGATGGCCCCCGAGAGCATCTTCAACAGCCTCTACACTACCCTGAGCGACGTGTGGTCCTTCGGCATCTTGCTCTGGGAGATCTTCACGCTGG GTGGCACCCCATACCCAGAGCTGCCCATGAACGAGCAGTTCTACAACGCCATCAAGAGGGGCTACCGCATGGCCCAGCCTGCCCACGCCTCTGACGAGAT CTACGAGATCATGCAGAAGTGCTGGGAAGAGAAGTTCGAGATCCGGCCCCCCTTCTCCCAGCTGGTGCTGCTTCTCGAGAGACTGCTGGGTGAGGGCTACAAAAAG AAGTACCAGCAGGTGGATGAGGAGTTTCTGAGGAGCGACCACCCAGCCATCCTTCGGTCCCAAGCCCGCTTGCCTGGCTTCAATGGCCTCCGATCTCCTCTGGACTCCAGCTCCGTCCTCTATACTGCTGTGCAGCCCAACGAGGGGGACAATGACTACATCATCCCCCTGCCTGACCCCAAACCTGAGGTTGCTGATGAGGGCCCACTGGAGGGTTCCCCCAGCCTTGCCAG CTCCACCCTGAATGAAGTCAACacctcctccaccatctcctgtgACAGCCCTCTGGAACCCCAAGaggagccagagccagagccgCAGCCCGCCTCCCAGGTGGAGCCAGAGCCCAAGTGGCCGCCGGATTCCAGCTGCCCCGGGCCTCGGGCCGAGGCGGAGGACAGCTTCCTGTAG